The following are encoded together in the Deltaproteobacteria bacterium genome:
- a CDS encoding transcriptional repressor produces MSKKQTRLEQMLDKLKAQQFRITPQRIAVLRILARSNGHPSVESIYEEVKKGFPTTSLATVYKAVTLLKELNEVMELGFPEGGNRYDGTRPYPHPHLICTKCHKIIDPDLESLEGVTKELASETGFQITSHRLDFFGICPECQQRRD; encoded by the coding sequence ATGTCTAAAAAGCAGACCCGCCTGGAACAGATGCTTGACAAGCTGAAAGCGCAGCAGTTCAGGATCACGCCGCAGCGCATTGCGGTGCTGAGGATCCTTGCACGGAGCAATGGGCATCCCAGTGTTGAAAGTATCTATGAGGAGGTCAAAAAGGGTTTTCCCACCACCAGTCTTGCAACGGTTTACAAGGCCGTGACGCTTCTCAAGGAGTTGAATGAGGTGATGGAATTGGGCTTTCCGGAGGGAGGCAACCGATATGACGGAACCAGGCCATACCCCCACCCGCACCTGATTTGTACAAAATGCCATAAGATTATCGATCCGGATCTGGAAAGTCTTGAGGGGGTGACCAAGGAACTGGCTTCAGAAACCGGGTTTCAGATTACCAGCCATCGTCTGGATTTTTTTGGAATCTGCCCTGAGTGTCAACAGCGGAGAGATTGA
- a CDS encoding redoxin domain-containing protein, whose amino-acid sequence MPEEFKAGCARPTGGPVGEPEPEEGKETTAAEKKEERSMVMIGRKAPDFVAPAYLEGKFVNVTLSEYLGQWVVLCFYPGDFTFV is encoded by the coding sequence ATGCCTGAAGAATTTAAGGCGGGCTGTGCACGACCGACCGGCGGTCCTGTGGGTGAACCGGAACCCGAGGAAGGAAAAGAAACAACTGCTGCAGAGAAGAAGGAGGAAAGGTCCATGGTGATGATCGGAAGGAAGGCGCCGGACTTTGTGGCGCCGGCATATCTGGAAGGAAAGTTCGTGAATGTGACGCTGTCCGAATACCTGGGACAATGGGTGGTCCTCTGTTTTTATCCCGGTGATTTCACCTTTGTCTGA
- a CDS encoding redoxin domain-containing protein: MSIDSVFVHKMWNDNELSKMVKGGVPFPMLSDAGGKVGAIYGVYDDQAGVETRGRFIIDPDGVIQGYEVLTPPVGRNVAESLRQIQAFQVVRNSKGAEATPSGWKPGKMTLKPGPDLVGKVWEVWKTEMAFD, translated from the coding sequence ATGAGCATCGACAGCGTGTTTGTCCATAAGATGTGGAACGACAACGAGTTGTCCAAGATGGTCAAGGGCGGGGTGCCTTTCCCCATGCTCTCCGATGCAGGGGGCAAGGTGGGGGCCATTTATGGTGTTTACGACGACCAGGCGGGCGTGGAAACACGGGGACGGTTCATCATCGATCCCGACGGGGTAATTCAGGGGTACGAGGTTCTTACGCCTCCGGTGGGCAGAAATGTGGCGGAATCCCTGAGACAGATTCAGGCCTTCCAGGTGGTACGCAACAGCAAGGGCGCCGAGGCGACGCCCTCCGGCTGGAAGCCGGGAAAAATGACCCTGAAGCCTGGACCGGACCTGGTGGGAAAGGTCTGGGAGGTCTGGAAGACGGAGATGGCCTTCGATTAG